TGGTGCGAGCGAGGCCGTTCGATTACCCGCCGCCCTGCATCATCTCCTGAATCTGCTCGTCTTCCAACAGCACGTCTGGATCGCCGCTGTCGACGATCTCGCCGCGTTCGATGACGTACATCCGGTCGACGATCTCGGGGACGTGGCTCGCGTTAGACTCGGCGACGAGCACGGAGATGCCGCGGTCGATGATCTCGTGAATGTAGGATTTGAGGTTCTCGACGACGATCGGGGCGAGCCCCTCGAGCGGCTCGTCGAGGATCAACAGGTCAGGGTCGAGCGCCATTGCACGGCCGATCGCGCACATCTTGGCCTGCCCGCCGCTCAGGTTCTGCACCTCCGCGTCGCGTCGGTGATCGAGCTCGTCGAAGATGTCGAAGATCGTCTCGACCATCGCATCCTCGTCGTCGATACCGCGTGCCTTTCCGGAAGACCAGATCGGGAGCCGGAAGTTCTCCTCGACGGTCATCCCGGTGAACAGATCGCGGCCCTCCGGTTGGTAGCCGATCCCGCGAGTCGGGATGACTTCCGGTCGGAGCTTGGTGAGCTCCTCACCACTGTAGCGGATCGAGCCGTCGGCGAGCGGCGTCAGTCCCATCACCGCGCGGAACGTCGAGGTCTTGCCCGCGCCGTTTCGGCCGACGAGACCGACCGCTTCGCCCTCGTTGACCGTGAGATCGAGGCCGTGCGTGACCTCGAAGCCCTCGACCATCGCGTAGTTGTTCTCCAGTTCGAGGAGGGCGTCACTCATCTTCGGTCACCCCCAGGAGGGTGCGCCGAAGTTCGGCGTCGGTGTCGAGAAGCGTCGGCGGGCCCTCCCTGAAGACGCTCCCCTCGACGAGGGCGACCATCCGATCGGCGTAGTTTCTGACGATGTCCATGTCGTGTTCGATCGTGACCGTCGAGACGTTCTGCTCTTTGCTCGCCTCGACGACTGTCTCGATGACGTACTCCTTCTCCTCGGAGCCGACGCCGGAGGTCGGCTCGTCGAGGAGCAGGTAGTTCGGCTCGAGCGCGAAGGAGATCGCGACGTCGAGGAGCTTTCGGTCGCCGTGCGGCAACGTCTCCGCGACCTCGTCGGCGACGTCCTCTAGGCGGAACTGCTCGAGGAGGTCGTCGACGTCCGATTCGACCACCTCGTGTTCGTTGTCGAGGCTTCGCACCTCAGTGAACTTGCCGTGATTCGACAGCGAGGCCGTCCGGATGTTCTCCCGAACCGTCATCTCCTCAAAGAGGTGGACGATCTGGAAGCTCCTGACGAGCCCCTCCTTGACGCGTCGATCGGGGCGCATGCCGGTGATGTCGCGCTCGGCGGTCCCGTCCGCCTCGTGCATGATCACCGATCCCTCGTCG
This DNA window, taken from Natronomonas salsuginis, encodes the following:
- a CDS encoding ABC transporter ATP-binding protein produces the protein MSDALLELENNYAMVEGFEVTHGLDLTVNEGEAVGLVGRNGAGKTSTFRAVMGLTPLADGSIRYSGEELTKLRPEVIPTRGIGYQPEGRDLFTGMTVEENFRLPIWSSGKARGIDDEDAMVETIFDIFDELDHRRDAEVQNLSGGQAKMCAIGRAMALDPDLLILDEPLEGLAPIVVENLKSYIHEIIDRGISVLVAESNASHVPEIVDRMYVIERGEIVDSGDPDVLLEDEQIQEMMQGGG
- a CDS encoding ABC transporter ATP-binding protein — its product is MLEARNLVKEFGKLRATDDVSIRFGEEEGEMVFIVGPNGAGKTTLINLLTGLLEPDEGSVIMHEADGTAERDITGMRPDRRVKEGLVRSFQIVHLFEEMTVRENIRTASLSNHGKFTEVRSLDNEHEVVESDVDDLLEQFRLEDVADEVAETLPHGDRKLLDVAISFALEPNYLLLDEPTSGVGSEEKEYVIETVVEASKEQNVSTVTIEHDMDIVRNYADRMVALVEGSVFREGPPTLLDTDAELRRTLLGVTEDE